A stretch of Lachancea thermotolerans CBS 6340 chromosome D complete sequence DNA encodes these proteins:
- a CDS encoding pseudouridine-5'-phosphate glycosidase family protein (conserved hypothetical protein) yields MLKSAKALGLRGFARKLCISDEVRSALSLGKPVVALESTIITHGLPFPQNMQMAKNAESIIRNNHAVPATIAFMNGVPKVGLSLHEIEQLAGSAGSLPINKVSRRDIAYTMANNLFGGTTISSTMILAHMAGIQIFATGGLGGVHRGAEVTMDISADLEELGKTPVAVVCAGPKAILDIEKTMEFLETKGCMVATLGPPGVKVPGFYCRESNVTSPYSFETFKDAARIIESGHQLGLGSGSLLCIPPPPEVALEDSFIEAVIDKASHKAEKMGIKGKQLTPFLLSEIAHKTNGLSVSSNIDFVMNNAKAGSQIACELSKLQSPDKNLTYFQPSGVYDGIQADERVNSEKLNIAVVGAIALDTHCSSLNEIRMADSNPGKIGSAIGGVGYNVALAAHLSNRYQSVSTSLVSSLGNDLSGSAICEKMKLNSKTIYRDDKNPTAQYLSVHSSGGELVVACSDMDIIAKLPPSYVSDRLESLAPKVVIADANVSVEVLNLLMVLQEKLGYKLIFEPTSDTKARKLSQLSNLSPFPDHRFYTITPTVSELESIFEAFKEANKFDVNKWFPVLDSLQIDAALKKLRSGENPAVMQQLTKKGILQMACYLLPYFPNILIKDGANGLFLVTVKDCMSDIKGKASLANFSFLAEGLQVNGKKRGVLFEHYEVPEKSVVKNVTGAGDTLLGVLSNEICFKGDIFDAEPLQRYECTRRAQLGAKLTVEDCGAVSENLARLP; encoded by the coding sequence ATGCTTAAATCTGCCAAGGCCTTGGGCCTGAGAGGCTTTGCTAGGAAACTTTGTATATCTGACGAGGTCAGAAGTGCATTGTCCCTTGGGAAACCAGTGGTGGCTCTTGAATCAACTATCATTACACATGGATTGCCCTTTCCCCAAAACATGCAAATGGCCAAAAATGCCGAGTCAATAATTAGGAATAACCATGCAGTTCCTGCTACCATTGCATTTATGAATGGCGTTCCGAAGGTCGGTCTATCTCTTCATGAAATTGAGCAACTGGCTGGCTCAGCAGGAAGCCTCCCGATAAACAAGGTGTCGCGACGCGACATTGCCTATACCATGGCCAATAACTTATTTGGAGGCACCACCATTTCTAGCACTATGATACTCGCACATATGGCTGGCATCCAGATTTTTGCAACAGGTGGTTTAGGCGGGGTGCATAGGGGAGCCGAGGTTACAATGGATATTAGCGCAGATCTTGAGGAGCTGGGCAAAACACCTGTGGCAGTTGTTTGCGCTGGGCCGAAAGCTATTCTTGATATTGAAAAGACGATGGAGTTCCTAGAAACTAAAGGGTGTATGGTAGCCACTTTGGGACCTCCTGGGGTCAAGGTCCCCGGGTTTTACTGTAGGGAATCAAATGTGACCTCCCCTTATAGTTTcgaaactttcaaagacgCAGCTCGAATTATCGAAAGTGGCCACCAGTTAGGGCTTGGCTCCGGGTCTTTGCTCTGCATCCCACCCCCGCCGGAAGTGGCTCTGGAGGACTCGTTTATCGAGGCTGTTATCGATAAAGCTTCTCATAAAGCAGAGAAAATGGGAATTAAAGGTAAGCAGCTAACACCATTCCTACTTTCCGAAATTGCTCACAAAACCAATGGGCTATCTGTGAGTAGTAATATTGATTTCGTTATGAACAACGCTAAAGCTGGCTCCCAAATAGCCTGTGAGCTTTCTAAATTGCAGTCCCCAGATAAGAATCTTACATATTTCCAGCCTTCCGGAGTTTACGATGGAATCCAAGCAGATGAACGTGTGAACTCTGAAAAACTGAATATCGCTGTTGTTGGCGCAATTGCCCTGGATACACACTGCTCATCTTTAAATGAGATCCGTATGGCTGATTCAAACCCGGGAAAAATTGGTTCAGCGATAGGAGGCGTTGGCTACAATGTGGCCTTGGCAGCCCATTTATCCAATAGGTATCAAAGTGTGTCCACAAGCTTGGTATCAAGTTTGGGGAATGACCTCTCTGGGTCGGCTATTTGCGAAAAGATGAAAttgaattcaaaaactatttACCGGGATGATAAGAATCCAACCGCACAATACCTATCAGTTCACTCGAGTGGGGGCGAGCTTGTGGTAGCATGCTCAGACATGGACATAATTGCAAAACTGCCTCCATCATATGTGTCCGACCGCTTAGAGAGCCTCGCCCCTAAAGTAGTGATTGCAGATGCAAATGTCTCAGTTGAAGTCCTGAATCTGCTGATGGTGCTCCAGGAGAAATTAGGATACAAGCTAATATTTGAGCCAACTTCTGATACGAAAGCCCGAAAGCTAAGCCAATTGAGCAATCTTAGCCCTTTTCCGGATCATAGGTTCTACACAATCACGCCAACAGTGTCAGAGCTTGAGAGCATATTTGAGGCCTTCAAGGAAGCAAACAAATTTGACGTAAACAAGTGGTTTCCCGTTTTAGATTCATTGCAAATTGACGCGGccctcaagaagcttcgATCCGGTGAAAACCCAGCCGTTATGCAACAACTAACAAAGAAAGGTATTTTACAGATGGCCTGCTACCTGCTTCCCTATTTTCCGAATATACTAATTAAGGATGGAGCAAATGGACTTTTCCTTGTGACTGTCAAGGACTGTATGTCCGACATTAAAGGCAAGGCATCATTGGCGAACTTTTCATTCTTAGCTGAAGGTTTACAGGTTAACGGTAAGAAAAGAGGGGTTCTGTTTGAGCACTATGAAGTTCCTGAAA